The following coding sequences lie in one Myxococcus xanthus genomic window:
- a CDS encoding site-specific recombinase, which translates to MTDPAPVPSPAPRQQPSAREVDAFCMQYAPRAPGHSAVRDLYRLLCDVPEGGLEDRLQWVERWMQWLRERIPAHALVDASEPEVSAADSRLALMVRVLEGEPAMRAALTRLVAAVFEGSRGLKLFAQVGLPAGQGFFAEASDRLARSLLPAPPERGKLSELLLRLCPNPDDADWLARLSPARLAQLAALVGEPASPEPMPAARVRADLMDALLLLAVQVAALGIAEDVRDRSPETSFRASPFLRMRLVCDAVLARDAAADTLRDLSQCVADCRQVVASVSRHLEDSGVSVDLVYRLERIRRGLERMEAIARVLGAPRGEARWREAMTLVSDLLRRAHADRSVVELVKRNMRMLARKIIERAGHSGEHYITSTREGFHAMVHSAAGGGLVTAIAVVTKTFLSGLMLAPFFSFLAVGLNYALAFLLIQALGFTLATKQPSVTAATLAGAVGEGARGQRLASLVELIPRITRSQLAAFMGNLGVVAPTAIVFALGYEFITGHTFMSPAKAQATLASLHPWKSGTLIFAAITGVFLWMSSVAGGWLENFVVYRRLPEALAHHRVLRRLLGEARARRLADTFQHAASGLGANVTLGFLLVLGPLVGGFFGLGLDVRHVTFVLGLISLAGTAMGPGAVLQPEFLAALAGMAFTGLINFGVSFSLALGVAVRARDVPAREALPFLRAVLSHLVKHPRSFLLPPKEPENDVLRVSAPPAH; encoded by the coding sequence ATGACCGACCCCGCCCCCGTGCCGTCCCCCGCCCCCAGGCAGCAACCCTCCGCCCGCGAAGTGGACGCGTTCTGCATGCAGTACGCGCCCCGGGCGCCGGGCCACTCCGCCGTGCGGGATTTGTACCGGCTGCTGTGCGACGTGCCCGAGGGCGGCCTGGAGGACCGGCTCCAATGGGTGGAGCGCTGGATGCAGTGGCTGCGCGAGCGCATCCCCGCCCACGCGCTGGTGGACGCCTCCGAACCCGAGGTCTCCGCCGCCGACAGCCGGCTGGCCCTGATGGTGCGCGTGCTCGAAGGCGAGCCCGCCATGCGCGCCGCCCTCACGCGGCTGGTGGCCGCCGTGTTCGAGGGCAGCCGGGGCCTCAAGCTCTTCGCCCAGGTAGGGCTGCCCGCCGGACAGGGCTTCTTCGCGGAGGCGTCGGACCGGCTCGCCCGTTCGCTGCTGCCCGCCCCTCCGGAGCGCGGCAAGCTGTCGGAGCTGCTGCTGCGCCTGTGCCCGAACCCGGACGACGCGGATTGGCTGGCACGGCTGTCCCCCGCACGGCTCGCGCAGCTCGCGGCGCTGGTCGGCGAACCCGCGTCGCCAGAGCCCATGCCCGCCGCCCGCGTGCGCGCGGATTTGATGGACGCGCTGCTGCTGCTGGCGGTGCAGGTGGCGGCCCTGGGCATCGCCGAGGACGTGCGCGACCGCAGCCCGGAGACGTCCTTCCGCGCCTCGCCCTTCCTGCGGATGCGGCTGGTCTGTGACGCGGTCCTGGCGCGCGACGCGGCGGCGGACACGCTGCGGGATTTATCGCAATGCGTGGCCGACTGCCGCCAGGTGGTGGCCAGCGTGTCACGCCACCTGGAGGACTCGGGCGTCAGCGTGGACCTGGTGTACCGGCTGGAGCGCATCCGCCGGGGCCTGGAGCGCATGGAGGCCATTGCCCGAGTGCTGGGGGCCCCTCGAGGCGAAGCGCGCTGGCGCGAGGCCATGACGCTGGTGTCGGACCTGCTGCGGCGCGCGCACGCGGACCGCTCCGTGGTGGAGCTGGTGAAGCGCAACATGCGGATGCTGGCGCGCAAAATCATCGAACGCGCGGGGCACTCCGGCGAGCACTACATCACCAGCACTCGCGAGGGCTTCCACGCGATGGTGCACTCCGCGGCGGGCGGCGGGCTGGTGACGGCGATCGCGGTGGTCACCAAGACGTTCCTGTCGGGCCTGATGCTGGCGCCCTTCTTCTCCTTCCTGGCCGTGGGCCTCAACTACGCCCTGGCCTTCCTCCTCATCCAAGCGCTGGGCTTCACCCTGGCCACCAAGCAGCCGTCCGTGACGGCGGCCACGCTGGCGGGCGCGGTGGGGGAAGGTGCCCGGGGGCAGCGGCTGGCGAGCCTGGTGGAGCTCATCCCGCGAATCACCCGTTCCCAGTTGGCGGCCTTCATGGGCAACCTGGGCGTGGTGGCCCCGACGGCCATCGTGTTCGCGCTGGGGTACGAGTTCATCACCGGCCACACCTTCATGAGCCCGGCCAAGGCCCAGGCCACGTTGGCCTCGCTGCATCCGTGGAAGAGCGGCACGTTGATATTCGCCGCCATCACGGGCGTTTTTCTGTGGATGAGCAGCGTGGCGGGCGGTTGGCTGGAGAACTTCGTGGTGTACCGGCGGCTGCCCGAGGCGCTGGCCCACCACCGCGTGCTGCGGCGGCTTCTGGGGGAGGCCCGCGCCCGGCGCCTGGCGGATACCTTCCAGCACGCGGCATCTGGCCTGGGGGCCAACGTGACACTGGGCTTCCTGCTGGTCCTGGGACCGTTGGTGGGCGGCTTCTTCGGGCTGGGGCTGGACGTGCGCCACGTCACCTTCGTGCTCGGCTTGATTTCCCTGGCGGGCACGGCGATGGGGCCCGGCGCGGTGCTCCAGCCGGAGTTCCTGGCCGCGCTGGCGGGCATGGCCTTCACCGGCCTCATCAACTTCGGGGTGTCCTTCTCGCTGGCGCTGGGGGTGGCCGTCCGCGCCCGCGACGTCCCGGCCCGCGAGGCCCTGCCCTTCCTGCGCGCCGTGCTCTCGCACCTGGTGAAGCACCCGCGCTCGTTCCTTTTACCTCCCAAGGAACCGGAAAACGACGTGCTGCGGGTCTCCGCGCCGCCCGCCCACTGA
- a CDS encoding MXAN_6521/LA_1396 family lipoprotein, producing MMKRLLPVLGLGLLSGCSAVKNQRLRSDYDTVDKHQVKRLVVVTQPLPDGKVAVGELWSLIARQWVNQNRDFLVKESAALPDVPTDATFKTLCVEGLEGVLWLSPQIQLRGSGAEAAVSAKLVRCRDGEEVWSADAAGSWNSKDEDYEQRVGQYVQELGEEVAPYVVPSSKLLTATLATLPNPELSEADKDEKIELGE from the coding sequence ATGATGAAGCGACTGTTGCCCGTGCTCGGGCTGGGCCTGCTGTCCGGATGCTCCGCGGTGAAGAATCAGCGGCTGCGCAGTGACTACGACACGGTGGACAAGCACCAGGTGAAGCGACTGGTGGTGGTGACGCAGCCGCTGCCCGACGGCAAGGTCGCCGTGGGCGAGCTGTGGAGCCTCATCGCCCGCCAGTGGGTGAACCAGAACCGCGACTTCCTGGTGAAGGAGAGCGCGGCGCTGCCCGACGTGCCCACGGACGCCACGTTCAAGACGCTGTGCGTGGAGGGGCTGGAGGGCGTGCTCTGGCTGTCTCCCCAGATTCAGCTCCGGGGCAGCGGCGCGGAGGCCGCGGTGAGCGCGAAGCTGGTGCGCTGCCGCGACGGTGAAGAGGTCTGGTCCGCCGACGCCGCCGGGAGCTGGAACTCCAAGGACGAGGACTACGAGCAGCGCGTGGGTCAGTACGTCCAGGAGCTGGGTGAAGAAGTGGCGCCCTACGTGGTGCCATCCAGCAAGCTGCTGACGGCCACGCTGGCCACCTTGCCCAATCCCGAACTGAGCGAAGCGGACAAGGACGAGAAAATCGAGCTGGGTGAGTAG
- the metK gene encoding methionine adenosyltransferase, whose protein sequence is MPTDFLFTSESVTEGHPDKIADQISDGVLDAIIAKDPQARVAVETLVKTGLAIVAGEVTTNCYVDIPKLVRSTICRIGYTDSSMGYDGNTCGVMVAIEGQSQDIARGVDNKKDQGAGDQGMMFGFACDETPELMPAPIHYAHAITRRLADVRRKQHPWIRPDGKSQVTVEYRDGRPARIDAVVVSTQHSDEVSNKKIQEAIREDVIAKALPKKLIDNKTKFFINPTGRFVVGGPMGDSGLTGRKIIVDTYGGMGRHGGGAFSGKDPSKVDRSAAYMGRHIAKTVVAAGLARRCEVQVSYAIGVAEPVSVMVETFGTATVPEERIALAVRKTFGLRPREITEYLNLLRPIYQKTAAYGHFGRTEKEFTWERVEEKKDALRDAAKSATPSGGRRLKAV, encoded by the coding sequence ATGCCTACCGACTTCCTGTTCACGTCTGAATCCGTCACTGAAGGCCACCCGGACAAGATCGCCGACCAGATCTCCGACGGTGTGCTGGATGCCATCATCGCCAAGGACCCTCAGGCGCGCGTCGCCGTGGAGACGCTCGTCAAGACGGGCCTCGCCATCGTCGCGGGTGAGGTGACGACGAACTGTTACGTGGACATCCCGAAGCTCGTCCGCAGCACCATCTGCCGCATCGGGTACACCGACAGCTCCATGGGCTACGACGGCAACACCTGCGGCGTCATGGTGGCCATCGAAGGCCAGAGCCAGGACATCGCCCGGGGTGTCGACAACAAGAAGGACCAGGGCGCCGGCGACCAGGGCATGATGTTCGGCTTCGCCTGCGACGAGACGCCGGAGCTGATGCCGGCTCCCATCCACTACGCGCACGCCATCACCCGCCGCCTGGCGGATGTGCGTCGCAAGCAGCACCCGTGGATCCGCCCGGACGGCAAGAGCCAGGTGACGGTGGAGTACCGCGACGGCCGCCCCGCCCGCATCGACGCGGTGGTGGTGTCCACGCAGCACTCCGATGAGGTCTCCAACAAGAAGATCCAGGAGGCCATCCGCGAGGACGTCATCGCGAAGGCGCTGCCCAAGAAGCTCATCGACAACAAGACGAAGTTCTTCATCAACCCCACCGGTCGCTTCGTGGTGGGTGGCCCCATGGGTGACTCCGGCCTGACGGGCCGGAAGATCATCGTGGACACCTACGGCGGCATGGGCCGTCACGGTGGCGGCGCGTTCAGTGGCAAGGACCCGTCCAAGGTGGACCGCTCGGCCGCGTACATGGGCCGTCACATCGCCAAGACGGTGGTGGCCGCGGGCCTGGCCCGGCGCTGCGAGGTGCAGGTGTCCTACGCCATCGGCGTGGCCGAGCCCGTCAGCGTCATGGTGGAGACCTTCGGCACCGCCACGGTTCCGGAAGAGCGCATCGCCCTGGCCGTCCGCAAGACGTTCGGCCTGCGTCCGCGCGAAATCACCGAGTACCTGAACCTGCTGCGGCCCATCTACCAGAAGACCGCCGCCTACGGTCACTTCGGCCGCACGGAGAAGGAGTTCACCTGGGAGCGCGTCGAGGAGAAGAAGGACGCGCTGCGGGATGCCGCCAAGAGCGCCACGCCGTCAGGTGGCCGCCGCCTGAAGGCCGTCTGA
- the ahcY gene encoding adenosylhomocysteinase — translation MTAATKSLKQDYAIADLSLADWGRKEIRIAESEMPALMAIREEYAKTQPLKGARVTGSLHMTIQTAVLVETLQALGAEVRWASCNIFSTQDHAAAALVQAGTPVFAHKGESLKEYWDFTHRIFDFGPAGSDHEGPNMILDDGGDATLLMHLGKRAEKDASVLANPQSEEERELYAAIKAKLAEDATWYTRKSAKILGVTEETTTGVHRLQEMSAKGTLLFRAINVNDSVTKSKFDNLYGCRESLVDGIKRATDVMVAGKIAVVAGYGDVGKGSAQALRALSAQVWVTEIDPICALQAAMEGYRVVTMDYAADKADIFVTATGNKGVITHDHMAKMKDQAIVCNIGHFDNEIEVASLEKYKWEEIKPQVDHIIFPDNKRIILLAKGRLVNLGCGTGHPSYVMSSSFANQTIAQIELYSHSANYEVGKVYVLPKHLDEKVARLQLKKLNAQLTELSQEQADYIGVKTSGPYKPDTYRY, via the coding sequence ATGACCGCCGCAACCAAGTCCCTGAAGCAGGATTACGCCATCGCCGACCTGTCGCTCGCCGACTGGGGCCGCAAGGAAATCCGCATCGCCGAGAGCGAAATGCCCGCGCTCATGGCCATCCGCGAGGAGTACGCCAAGACGCAGCCGCTCAAGGGCGCGCGCGTGACGGGCTCGCTGCACATGACCATCCAGACGGCCGTGCTGGTGGAGACGCTCCAGGCGCTGGGCGCCGAGGTCCGCTGGGCGTCGTGCAACATCTTCTCCACGCAGGACCACGCCGCCGCCGCGCTGGTGCAGGCCGGCACGCCGGTGTTCGCGCACAAGGGCGAGTCCCTCAAGGAGTACTGGGACTTCACCCACCGCATCTTCGACTTCGGCCCCGCGGGCAGCGACCACGAGGGTCCGAACATGATTCTGGACGACGGTGGTGACGCCACGCTGCTCATGCACCTGGGCAAGCGCGCGGAGAAGGACGCCAGCGTCCTCGCCAACCCCCAGAGCGAGGAAGAGCGCGAGCTGTACGCCGCCATCAAGGCGAAGCTGGCCGAGGACGCGACCTGGTACACACGCAAGAGCGCGAAGATTCTCGGCGTCACCGAGGAGACCACCACGGGCGTGCACCGCCTCCAGGAAATGTCCGCCAAGGGCACGCTCCTGTTCCGCGCCATCAACGTCAACGACAGCGTGACGAAGAGCAAGTTCGACAACCTGTACGGTTGCCGTGAGTCGCTGGTGGACGGCATCAAGCGCGCCACGGACGTGATGGTCGCCGGCAAGATTGCCGTCGTCGCGGGCTACGGCGACGTGGGCAAGGGCTCCGCGCAGGCGCTGCGCGCGCTGTCCGCCCAGGTGTGGGTGACGGAGATCGACCCCATCTGCGCGCTCCAGGCGGCCATGGAGGGCTACCGCGTCGTCACCATGGACTACGCCGCGGACAAGGCGGACATCTTCGTCACCGCCACCGGCAACAAGGGCGTCATCACCCATGACCACATGGCCAAGATGAAGGACCAGGCCATCGTCTGCAACATCGGCCACTTCGACAACGAAATCGAGGTCGCCTCCCTGGAGAAGTACAAGTGGGAGGAGATCAAGCCGCAGGTCGACCACATCATCTTCCCGGACAACAAGCGCATCATCCTGCTGGCCAAGGGCCGGCTGGTGAACCTGGGCTGCGGCACCGGCCACCCCAGCTACGTGATGTCCAGCTCGTTCGCGAACCAGACCATCGCTCAGATTGAGCTGTACTCGCACAGCGCCAACTACGAGGTCGGCAAGGTGTACGTGCTGCCCAAGCACCTGGACGAGAAGGTCGCTCGCCTCCAGCTCAAGAAGCTCAACGCCCAGCTCACCGAGCTGAGCCAGGAGCAGGCGGACTACATCGGCGTGAAGACCTCCGGCCCGTACAAGCCGGACACCTACCGCTACTGA
- a CDS encoding efflux RND transporter permease subunit → MSGDRNPNSHSRFAHAFAGLLVRRPGAVLLVMLALLAVSLWGTSKLHINSNQLDLISQDLEEVKDVKQVIDMVGGSGFLMVALRSEDEAALKRTADDLAKIMQDDKENVRNVSYKLPVEFIQQNMVLFVKTEDLVEGKRRIMAFLRDKLKRSNPFFIDLGGSKPVELDMQDLVDKYSSIGKKSIRDDYNISNDKKMLMLLVKPMWDNTEIGKTKDYLERLKGQIDAYSAQPGKVKLVEDYKLMGDGKTIAYGFTGSYKTTVDDSFAIEESLEPVTLIALGSIFLITIIFFRKLAPTFLVVIGTVVGTIYTLGFTYATVGELNMITSILGGILLGFGIDYGIHFVFRTRLELGAGKPYDVAIRDAVMNAGRPAAVAAVVTAGSFFVLMVSEFRGFSQFGFLAGMGTLILGLTLFCWSAAILALAGRINPELPQKLIGVMKPPPTNSATTGKELRIPKPKMVLGISTAIVALICAAAVPWAGSEEPPKGVELGFFERLKYGVSFNYNTRALIPDGMSSVLLQDEINERFNISSDPMAIYTKDLDEAEGVYRELTQNAHKYPSIDQVVSIFTFVPPAETAAANAKVLEEWKAEMQQLEDEGFSVAALPPEMQANADFFKKVLDAKPFDVHGVPANYTAQFRNLPSAKPENHGYLTYIYASVDLMDGQKMLKFSDETKVIKAAYTPGKFDQDAWDPKAPTVEKEFRAAGATQLYARLARIVLWDGKVTVVLTAIWILAMHFLDFRNVKLALASVIPLGVGVAMMLGIMALTGLRLNFMNIIILPILLGFGVSHGLYLLHRFLEGTSPLVALRSVGAAVASSTLTAVVAFAALLAAAHNGLRSMGLVACIGLITTLVVSFTVLAAVMQLMYDRRQRESGASSGEGGSTGGGKDSEPKAA, encoded by the coding sequence ATGAGCGGCGATAGAAATCCGAACTCCCACTCCCGTTTCGCCCACGCCTTTGCCGGACTGCTGGTCCGCAGGCCCGGGGCGGTCCTCCTGGTGATGCTGGCCCTGCTGGCCGTGTCGCTGTGGGGGACGTCGAAGCTTCACATCAACTCCAACCAGCTCGACCTCATCTCCCAGGACCTGGAAGAGGTGAAGGACGTCAAGCAGGTCATCGACATGGTGGGCGGCAGCGGCTTCCTCATGGTCGCCCTGCGCTCGGAGGACGAGGCCGCGCTCAAGCGCACCGCCGACGATCTCGCGAAAATCATGCAGGACGACAAGGAGAACGTCCGCAACGTCTCCTACAAGCTGCCCGTCGAGTTCATCCAGCAGAACATGGTCCTCTTCGTGAAGACGGAGGACCTGGTCGAGGGCAAGCGCCGCATCATGGCGTTCCTGCGCGACAAGCTGAAGCGCAGCAACCCGTTCTTCATCGACCTGGGCGGCTCCAAGCCCGTCGAGCTCGACATGCAGGACCTGGTCGACAAGTACTCTTCCATTGGCAAGAAGAGCATCCGCGACGACTACAACATCTCCAACGACAAGAAGATGTTGATGCTGCTCGTCAAGCCGATGTGGGACAACACCGAAATCGGCAAGACGAAGGACTATCTCGAGCGGCTCAAGGGCCAGATTGACGCGTACTCCGCGCAGCCGGGCAAGGTGAAGCTGGTGGAGGACTACAAGCTGATGGGTGATGGGAAGACCATCGCCTACGGCTTCACCGGTTCCTACAAGACGACGGTGGATGACTCCTTCGCGATTGAAGAGTCGCTGGAGCCGGTGACGCTCATCGCCCTGGGCTCCATCTTCCTCATCACCATCATCTTCTTCCGCAAGCTGGCGCCGACCTTCCTGGTCGTCATCGGCACGGTGGTGGGCACGATTTATACGCTCGGGTTCACCTACGCGACGGTGGGCGAGCTGAACATGATTACGTCCATCCTGGGCGGCATCCTGCTCGGCTTCGGCATCGACTACGGCATCCACTTCGTCTTCCGCACGCGGCTGGAGTTGGGCGCGGGCAAGCCGTACGACGTGGCCATCCGGGACGCGGTGATGAACGCGGGCCGTCCGGCCGCGGTGGCCGCGGTGGTGACGGCGGGCTCCTTCTTCGTGCTGATGGTCAGCGAGTTCCGCGGCTTCAGCCAGTTCGGCTTCCTGGCCGGCATGGGCACGCTCATCCTGGGCCTGACGCTGTTCTGCTGGAGCGCGGCCATCCTGGCGCTGGCCGGCCGCATCAACCCGGAGCTGCCCCAGAAGCTCATCGGCGTGATGAAGCCGCCGCCCACCAACTCCGCCACCACCGGCAAGGAGCTGCGCATCCCCAAGCCGAAGATGGTGCTGGGCATCAGCACGGCCATCGTCGCGCTCATCTGCGCCGCCGCGGTGCCCTGGGCCGGTTCGGAGGAGCCGCCCAAGGGCGTGGAGCTGGGCTTCTTCGAGCGCCTCAAGTACGGCGTGAGCTTCAACTACAACACCCGCGCGCTCATCCCCGACGGCATGTCGTCCGTGCTGCTCCAGGACGAAATCAACGAGCGCTTCAACATCTCCAGCGACCCGATGGCCATCTACACCAAGGACCTGGACGAGGCCGAAGGTGTGTACCGGGAGCTGACGCAGAACGCGCACAAGTACCCCTCCATCGACCAGGTGGTGAGCATCTTCACCTTCGTGCCCCCGGCGGAGACGGCCGCGGCCAACGCCAAGGTGCTGGAGGAGTGGAAGGCGGAGATGCAGCAGTTGGAGGACGAGGGCTTCTCCGTCGCCGCGCTGCCGCCGGAGATGCAGGCCAACGCGGACTTCTTCAAGAAGGTGCTGGACGCCAAGCCCTTCGACGTCCACGGCGTCCCGGCCAACTACACCGCGCAGTTCCGCAACCTGCCCTCCGCGAAGCCGGAGAACCACGGCTACCTCACGTACATCTACGCGAGCGTGGACCTGATGGACGGCCAGAAGATGCTGAAGTTCTCCGACGAGACGAAGGTCATCAAGGCCGCGTACACGCCGGGCAAGTTCGACCAGGACGCGTGGGACCCCAAGGCCCCCACGGTGGAGAAGGAGTTCCGCGCCGCGGGCGCCACGCAGCTCTACGCGCGGCTGGCGCGCATCGTCCTCTGGGACGGCAAGGTCACCGTGGTGCTCACCGCGATCTGGATTCTGGCCATGCACTTCCTGGACTTCCGCAACGTGAAGCTGGCGCTGGCGTCCGTGATTCCGCTCGGCGTGGGCGTGGCGATGATGCTGGGCATCATGGCGCTGACGGGGCTGCGCCTGAACTTCATGAACATCATCATCCTGCCCATCCTCCTGGGCTTCGGGGTGAGTCACGGCCTCTACCTGCTCCATCGCTTCCTGGAGGGCACATCCCCCCTGGTGGCCCTGCGCAGCGTGGGCGCGGCCGTCGCGTCCTCCACGCTCACTGCCGTGGTGGCCTTCGCGGCGCTGCTGGCCGCGGCCCACAACGGCCTGCGCTCCATGGGTCTGGTAGCGTGCATTGGCCTCATCACCACGCTGGTGGTGTCCTTCACGGTGCTGGCCGCGGTGATGCAGCTCATGTACGACCGGCGTCAGCGCGAGTCGGGCGCGTCCTCCGGTGAGGGCGGCTCGACTGGCGGTGGCAAGGACTCCGAGCCGAAGGCGGCCTGA
- a CDS encoding MgtC/SapB family protein — protein sequence MDEQIVALRLALAALLGGVLGLEREVRGQAAGLRTHILVSLGACCFTLASVFIEVALGPDTPEGTRGDISRIASQVVVGIGFLGAGVILRHNGQVKGLTTAANLWLTASVGLAAGLGFYFAAVTTMTIALLCLAGLRPLERAIRRYRKRRSATRAPDVDEDAEA from the coding sequence GTGGATGAGCAGATTGTCGCGCTGAGATTGGCCCTGGCCGCCCTGCTGGGGGGCGTGCTGGGCCTGGAGCGTGAGGTGCGCGGCCAGGCGGCCGGGCTGCGCACCCACATCCTCGTCTCCCTGGGCGCGTGCTGCTTCACGCTGGCCAGCGTCTTCATCGAAGTGGCGTTGGGCCCTGACACCCCAGAGGGTACCCGGGGTGACATCAGCCGCATCGCCAGCCAGGTGGTGGTGGGCATCGGCTTCCTGGGCGCGGGCGTCATCCTGCGCCACAACGGCCAGGTGAAGGGCCTGACGACGGCGGCCAACCTCTGGCTCACCGCGTCCGTGGGCCTGGCCGCCGGCCTGGGCTTCTACTTCGCCGCCGTCACCACCATGACCATTGCCCTGCTGTGCCTGGCGGGCCTGCGTCCCCTGGAGCGCGCCATCAGGCGTTACCGGAAGCGGCGCAGCGCGACTCGCGCCCCGGACGTGGACGAAGACGCCGAGGCTTAG
- a CDS encoding undecaprenyl-diphosphate phosphatase has translation MSLLEAIVLGLVQGLTEFLPISSTAHLRIAPELFGWRDPGAAYSAVIQLGTVAAVLIYFRKDIVSLVAAFFRGLARREPFGTLEARLAWFVLVGTLPVGIAGLTLKKFIENEFRSLYVISGSLIVLALILLVVEKRASHQRTLADMRWKDGILIGMWQALALIPGASRSGTTLTGGLSLGLKREDAARYSFLLSIPATTLAGVFELKHLLEAETRPSAMALWVGTLVAFASGMAAIAWLLRFLRTRTTLVFVVYRVALGVLLLVLLQTGKLSPMSGVENVEVPGEPGAPPVEKQITD, from the coding sequence ATGAGCCTCCTCGAAGCCATCGTCCTGGGTCTGGTCCAGGGTCTCACGGAGTTCCTTCCCATCAGCTCCACGGCGCACTTGCGCATCGCGCCGGAGCTGTTCGGCTGGAGGGACCCGGGCGCGGCGTACTCGGCGGTCATCCAGTTGGGCACGGTGGCGGCCGTGCTCATCTACTTCCGCAAGGACATCGTGTCGCTGGTGGCGGCCTTCTTCCGGGGGTTGGCGCGGCGCGAGCCCTTCGGCACGCTGGAGGCGCGGCTGGCGTGGTTCGTCCTGGTGGGCACGCTGCCTGTCGGTATCGCCGGGCTGACGTTGAAGAAGTTCATCGAGAACGAGTTCCGCTCGCTCTACGTCATCTCCGGAAGCCTCATCGTGCTGGCCCTCATCCTCCTCGTGGTGGAGAAGCGGGCCTCGCACCAGCGGACGCTGGCGGACATGCGGTGGAAGGATGGCATCCTCATCGGCATGTGGCAGGCGCTGGCGCTGATTCCGGGTGCGTCTCGCTCTGGCACGACGCTGACGGGCGGCCTGTCGCTGGGGCTCAAGCGCGAGGATGCGGCACGCTACTCGTTCCTGCTGTCCATCCCGGCCACCACGCTGGCGGGCGTCTTCGAGCTCAAGCACCTGCTGGAGGCGGAGACGCGGCCTTCCGCGATGGCGCTCTGGGTGGGGACGCTGGTGGCCTTCGCGTCGGGCATGGCGGCCATCGCGTGGCTGTTGCGCTTCCTGCGCACGCGGACGACGTTGGTGTTCGTGGTGTACCGCGTGGCGCTGGGCGTGCTGCTGCTGGTGCTGCTCCAGACGGGGAAGCTGAGCCCGATGTCGGGAGTGGAGAACGTGGAGGTCCCTGGCGAGCCAGGGGCTCCGCCGGTGGAGAAGCAGATTACCGACTAG
- a CDS encoding YchJ family protein produces MPPAPLCPCSSGLRYRECCAPFHRGEAEPPDAERLMRSRYSAFALREVAWLWKTLHPHHPDRARPQDEVLRELRAFAQAHQYPKLVVMDRREPDADGLAQVLFFAKVFEKGKDRSFVERSDFRHDGTGWRYLSGVALAPKELAVPPESLTLATFPR; encoded by the coding sequence ATGCCCCCTGCCCCCCTCTGTCCCTGCTCCTCCGGCCTGCGCTACCGCGAGTGCTGCGCGCCCTTCCACCGAGGCGAGGCCGAGCCGCCCGACGCCGAGCGCCTCATGCGCAGCCGCTACAGCGCCTTCGCCCTGCGCGAAGTGGCCTGGCTGTGGAAGACGCTGCACCCCCACCACCCGGACCGCGCGCGGCCCCAGGACGAGGTGCTGCGCGAGCTGCGCGCCTTCGCCCAGGCGCACCAGTACCCGAAGCTGGTGGTGATGGACCGCCGGGAACCGGACGCGGACGGCCTGGCGCAGGTGCTCTTCTTCGCCAAGGTGTTCGAGAAGGGAAAGGACCGCTCCTTCGTGGAGCGCTCCGACTTCCGGCACGACGGCACCGGCTGGCGCTACCTGTCCGGCGTGGCGCTGGCGCCCAAGGAGCTGGCCGTCCCTCCCGAGTCCCTCACGCTCGCCACGTTCCCTCGCTAG
- the rpmG gene encoding 50S ribosomal protein L33 gives MPKGNRTIIHLVSSAGTGYVYTTTKNKRKSQEKLQLRKYDPRVRKHVLFVEGKP, from the coding sequence ATGCCCAAGGGAAACCGCACCATCATCCATCTCGTGTCGTCGGCGGGGACTGGCTACGTCTACACAACGACGAAGAACAAGCGGAAGTCGCAGGAGAAGCTCCAGCTCAGGAAGTACGACCCGCGCGTGCGCAAGCATGTGCTGTTCGTGGAGGGCAAGCCATGA
- a CDS encoding Tgt2/MlaC family protein: MNARFRTLAFLATFAFALPALAAKEDPIAKPVKTVVQSVRYERDALALKHFGSQEQGKFLLGDNWDKGTDAQRKEFVTLFQDLFANIAFPRVRENFKNLDSITYEPSQVQGPEATVASTVFIKHPLKTQEMKLKYRLVKEAAAWKVVDVTVLGSSMLQDIRDTQVKPLMEKGGWDLLLERMRTELAKVKKK; this comes from the coding sequence ATGAACGCCCGCTTCCGTACCCTCGCCTTCCTGGCCACCTTCGCCTTCGCCCTCCCCGCGCTCGCCGCGAAGGAAGACCCCATCGCCAAGCCGGTGAAGACCGTGGTGCAGTCCGTGCGCTACGAGCGCGACGCCCTGGCCCTCAAGCACTTCGGCAGCCAGGAGCAGGGAAAGTTCCTGCTCGGCGATAACTGGGACAAGGGCACCGATGCGCAGCGCAAGGAGTTCGTCACGCTGTTCCAGGACCTCTTCGCGAACATCGCCTTCCCCCGCGTGCGGGAGAACTTCAAGAACCTGGACAGCATCACCTACGAGCCCTCGCAGGTGCAGGGCCCCGAGGCCACGGTGGCCTCCACCGTCTTCATCAAGCACCCGCTGAAGACGCAGGAGATGAAGCTCAAGTATCGGCTGGTGAAGGAAGCCGCCGCCTGGAAGGTCGTGGACGTGACGGTGCTGGGCTCGTCCATGCTCCAGGACATCCGGGACACGCAGGTGAAGCCGCTGATGGAGAAGGGCGGCTGGGACCTGTTGCTGGAGCGCATGCGCACGGAGCTGGCGAAGGTGAAGAAGAAGTAG